The Pyxidicoccus sp. MSG2 DNA segment ACCTGGAATCCGTCGGCCTCATCGAGACGCGCCCGCAGTCCGGCCACTACGTGCGCCGCCGCGAGCGCCCCCGCCTCGCCGAGCCCCTGGTGTCCCGGCCCGCCGCCGCCGCCATGCCCGTCACCGTGAGCGCGCTGGTGGCCCGCGTGTACCGCTCCGCACGCGATTCACGCCTCGTGCAGTTCGGCACCGCATCACCCGCCCCCGAGCTGCTGCCCACCCGGAGGCTGTACCGCGAGCTCAACGCCCTCACCCGCGAGGCGGGTGACACCGGCATCCTCTACGATTTGCCTCCCGGCTGCCTGGAGCTGCGCCAGCAGCTCGCCCGCCGCTCGCTCGACTGGGGCTGCGCGTTGTCCCCCGAGGACTTCATCACCACGTGCGGCGCGTCCGAGGCCATCAACCTGTGCCTGCTCGCCGTGGCGCGCACCGGTGACACCATCGCGATTGAGTCCCCCGCGTACTACGGCACGCTGCAGGCGATTGAGGCGCTCGGGCTGCGCGCGCTGGAGATTCCGAGCAGCCCCCGCACCGGCATGGAGCTGGACGCGCTGCAGGCTGCGCTGGAGCGGCGGCGCGTGGCCGCGGTGCTGGTGGTGCCCAGCTTCAGCAACCCGGTGGGAAGCTGCATGCCGGAAGAGCACCGCAAGCGACTGGTGGCCATGCTCGCCGAGCGCGACGTGCCCCTCATCGAGGACGACATCTACGGCGATTTGCACTTCGGCCCGGAGCGCCCGCGCACATGCAAGGCGTTCGATACGACGGGCAACGTGCTGTTGTGCGGCTCGTTCTCCAAGACGCTCGCCCCGGGCTTCCGCGTGGGCTTCGTGGCCCCGGGCCGCTTCCGCGAGCGCGTGGAGCTGCTCAAGTTCTCCCACACCGTGGCCACCGCCACGCTGCCGCAGCTGGCGATTGCGCGCTTCCTCCAGGAGGGTGGCTACGACAGGCACCTGCGCGCCCTGCGACGCCGGCTCGCCGCGCAGGTGGAGCGCATGGCCGAGGCCGTGGCCGAGCACTTCCCCGAGGGCACCCGCGTGGCCCGCCCCTCGGGCAGCTCGCTGCTCTGGGTGGAGCTGCCTCCGCGCGTGGACGCGCTGGACCTGCACGCGAAGGCGCTGGAGGCGGGCGTGAGCATCGCTCCCGGGCCCATCTTCTCCGCGCGGCCGGACTCGTACCGGAACTTCATCCGGCTGAGCTGTGGCCATCCGTGGACGCCCCGAATCGAGGGCGCCGTGTCCACCCTGGGCAGCCTGGCGCGCAGCCTCGCGTGACGGTGTCGTCCGCGCCGTCGTCCGCGCCTACTGTGGCCGCATCCCGAAGGACGACAGCCGGTCGTCCGGCGCGAGCCCCACGATGAGGCGAAAGGTCTTCGTCCCGAACGTCACGAGGTACGTGTACACGCGGTCATCACCCAGCGTGCGCCGCTCCACCAGCACCAGCCGGCCCGCGGGCCCCAGCGTGTTCAGCTGGTCCTGGTACAGCTTCGCGATGTCCGGAAAGAACCCCGCGCGGACGTACGCGAAGTCGGCCGGCGCGAGCCTTCCATCGCGGGCCTTCTCCAGCAGCGCCGTGACTTGCGCGGTGATTCGGGGCTCGCGGTCCTCGATGGGGGTGGTGAGGGCCGGCGGGGCGAGCGCGGGGTTGATGAGGGCGGCAAGGCCCTGCGCGAAGCGCGAGGGGTTGGCGTTCGCGGAGTTGGTCAGCACGACGAGGGAGAGGCCCTCTCCGAGGTAGCGGCCGAAGTAGCTCGTGAAGCCCTGCCATGCACCCGTGTGCTGGTGCAGCGGCTTTCCGGCCCGCTCGTCGAGCTGCCAGCCAAAGCCATACGGAAACGTGGCGCCGCTGGTGAGCGGCGCGGGCGTGAGGATTTCCTTCCAGCTCTCCGGGGTGAGGATGGCCCGCGCCTGGACGGCCGCGTCCCACGCAATCATGTCCCGCACGGACACATACATGGAGCCGTCCGCCGTGGTGTTGAGCGAGGGCGACACCCACTCCTGGTTCTTCAACGTTCCGTTGACGAGGCGGTAGCCGGCCGCGCGGTGGGGGATGATGTCCTCCTCGCTGATGATGCGCGCCGTCGTCATGCCGGCGGGCTTGAAGACCTTCTCCCGCAGCACGTCGCCGTAGAACGTGCCGGAGACGCGATTCACGATGATGCCCAGCAGGACGTAGCCGGTGTTGCTGTAGGACCAGCGCGAGCCGGGGGCGAACTCGAGCGTCAGCGCCTGGGCGAAGCGTGCGAGGTCCTCGTCGGTGTAGTCCTTCCGGTAGTCGAGCGTGCCCTCCAGGTCCGGCAGGCCGGAGGTGTGGTTCAGGAGGTGCCGCACGGTGATGCCGGCCCACGACGCGGGGGCTCCGGGGAAGAACTTCGTCAGCGGGTCCGTGAGCTGGAGCTTCCCCGCCTCCACCTGGAGCATCACCGCCATCGCGGTGAACTGCTTTCCGAGCGAGCCCGCCTGGAAGAGGGTTTGCGGCCCGGCCGGCACCTGATGCTCCAGGTTGGCGAAGCCGTACCCCTTCGCCACGAGGACCTTGCCGTTCTTCACGATGCCGATGCCGACGCCAGGAACATCCTGCCGCTTCAGCTCCGCCTGCACGAAGGCGTCGATGCGCTCGCGGAGTGGGGCCGGTGCGGCGGAGGAGCGGCTCGCGGTGAGACCCAGCAGGAGGACGGAGAGCAGGGCGAGACGGCGCACGTGAGGCTCCTTCAGGGGGGACGGGCAGCAGCAGGATATGCAGGGAGCGTCAGCGGGCGAAGAGCAGCCCCGAGCCTTCGCGGGCCGCGCGGTCCACCGCGTGCGTCACCGCGTCCAGGGCGACAGCCGGGTCCCCTCTGCTCGCGAGCGACAGCCCGCGCTGGAGCATGGAGGTGAAGCGCGCCATGCCGCGCACGGGCTTGTAGTCCGGCGGCCCGCCCAGGTGCTCGCGCAGGTCCTCGCGCACCTGCTTCGCTTCGGTGGCCGTCCAGTACCCCAGCGAGGGAACCTGGCGCTTCAGGCCGATGCCCTGGCCCACCTCCATGCCCGGCGCGCGGCCCCACGCGAGGTGCCTCCAGAGTTGGCGCGTCCGCTCCGGGCAGGCCGAGCCGATGACGGCCTCCGCCGCCTGGACGTCGCGGTCCTCCGGCTTGCGGTCCGTGGCCAGCACCAGGGCGTGGTCCTCGCCGTGCTCGCCCCGGGTGAAGAAGTCGGAGAGCTCGTCGAGCAGGTCCACCACCGAGCCTTGGAGGCGCTCCGGCGGCCGGGCCAGTGTGGACGCGCCCTGCTGGAGGAGGTGGTCCACCAGCGTCACCGTGGCCTGGAGGTCTTCCTCTAGTTCCTGCTCACCCGGAGGCGCGTCCTGGGTCCACTCGTGGATGAACCACGCGCGGAACACCGTGAGCCGCTCCGGGGTGAGCAGGCCGGTGAGTCCCTCGGGCGGGGTGAGGAAGATGCAGACGTCCATGGCGTCCTTCTACCCCGGGATGCAGCAGGTCGGCGTCGCCCGCCGGGCCCCGGCGGAAGCGGAAGGAACGTTCCTTCCGCCGACCCGCCGCTTCGGGGGGCGCGGTGGCTCAGCCGCCCGGGCCCGGGCGGAAGCGGAAGGAACGTTCCTTCCGCCGACCCGCCGCTTCGGGGGGCGCGGTGGCTCAGCCGCCCGGGCCCGGGCGGAAGTGGAAGGAACGTTCCTTCCGCCGACCCGCCGCTCGGGGGGGAGCGCGGTGGCTCAGCCGCCCGGGCTCCGGCGGAAGCGGAAGCGGAAGGAACATTCCTTCCGGCGGGCCCGCCGGAGGAAGGCTCGCGGTGGCGCATCAGCCCGCGCGGGTCACCTGGGGCATGTCGATGTGCAGCTCGACGCGCCGGTTGGCGGTGCGGCCCTCGTCGGTGGTGTTGGGGGCGACGGGCTCCGTCTCGCCCTGGCCGAGCACCACCATCTGCCGCTCCTCCACGCCGCGCCCCTTGAGCACGCGTGCCACCGCGTCCGCGCGCCGCAGCGACAGCGATTCGTTGTAGGGCTCCGTGCCCCGGCTGTCCGTGTGGCCTTCGATGGTGAGGCGGTCATCCGGGTACTTCGCGAGGATGTCGCCAATCTGCGTCAGCCGCGCCACCGCGTCCCGGGTGAGCACGGCGCTGTTGGTCTCGAAGAGCAGCTCGCTCTGGAGGTTCAGCAGCAGGCCGTGGTCCGTCTTGCGCGTCTCGGCGACCTTCTCCAGTTCCTGCGCGCGCTTGTCGAGGTAGTTGCCCACGCCGCCGCCCACGGCCGCTCCCGCCGCTGCGCCCACGGCCGCGCCCTTCCAGCCACCGGCGATGGCACCCGCGCCCGCGCCCGCGACTCCGCCCACGGCCGCGCCCGTCGCCGTCCGCTTCCCCGGAGTGGCGCAGCCCGCGCCCAGCAGCGCCGTGGAGAGGAGCACCGCCGCCGCCGTCTTCCGAATCGTCGCGTTCTTTCGAGTCGTCACGTGAAGCCTCCTTGTCCCTGGGTTGGAAGGCTCCACACGGTGGAGATTCATGTGACGGATGGGGAGCCCCGGACGGCTGCCTGCTGTCCAGGCATCGGCTGCTCCGTCGGCCGTGGGGCGGGCAGCCGCGTCAGGTTCCGGGGTCCACCTGGGTGTCCGCTGGCGGCGGCCCCTTCACGCGGAGCAGCCGCCAGAAGCACCAGACGTACGCCGCGACCAGCGTGACCATGGCCCAGGCCGAGACGTTGAACATGGTCACATGCCTCAACTCCGAGCCGTGGTACGCGCCGCCCACGGAGATGGCGGCCAGGCCGAAGGTGGGAATGGCGCACAGCCCCAGAATCAGCATCCAGACGAGCGCGGCCGTGGACCCGCGCACCACCAGCCCGACGAAGAAGGCGATGACGGCGCAGAGGAAGACGGGCGGGAGGAAGACCAGCGCGCCCAGTTCGCACATGTCACTGGCCCACGCGGGGAACGCGACCAGGAGCGCGAGGACACCCACCGCCTGCTTCATGCCGCGCATCGAGAACCCCTCATCCGGTGGACGGGCTGCTTCCGGGAGCGCACGGCACCGCGTGGGCCGGTCATCCGGGAGCGCCACCCGGAAGCCGGGCCAGGTGGCATCGGGAGGCTACCGCACGTGTGCCTCCGGCTACACGCGGATGGGCGGCTCGATGAGCACCGGCGCCGTGGCCTTCGGGTCATCCGGGTCGAAGGCGGGCGCGTAGGGGCCCGCGTGTGTCGCCTTCCACTCGCGCGGCACGCGCTCCACGCCCACCGGGTACACCATGAGGTGCCCGTCCTCGTTGATGTGCAGGCGTAGGAAGTTCTTCCAGTCCGGCAGCGCCAGCGAGATGAACGCCTCGTTGGAGTGGGCCCCGAAGAAGTTGACGCTCAGCCACAGGTACAGCCCCATGACGAACGGGCCCACCAGGAAGCCGAACAGGAAGGTGAAGCCCGAGGACAGCAGGAACTTGCCCGCCAGGTGCGCCCAGCCGTCCGCGCAGTTGAGCCCGTCCGCCGTCAGGTCCGGACAGACGCCCAGACAGCTCACCGTGAAGTACGTGGCCGCCCATGCCGTGAAGAACGCGCCGAGGATGTGGCCCAGCCCGTGGAGCGTCCCCGCCAGCGTCCGCCACTTCCCGAAGTGCGGGTCCGCGAAGCCGATGAGCCCGCCGATGGTGCCCAGCCCCAGCACCAGAGTCCATGGCCGGCTCACCATGCTGTTGGCCACCGCCATCACCACCTTCGGCAATTGCGTCAGCCCCAGCGAGCCCACCTCCGCGTACGCCGCGAGCGCGAGCAACAGGTAGAGCGCCCCCGTTATCAACCCGAAGAGCGGGCTGTAGCGGATGAGCAGCAGGTTCTTTCGCGCCAGCTTCCGCGACGTGCGCTCGTCCGGGAAGCTCTTCTGGAGTGTGTAGCCGTCTCGCAGCACGTGCGCCGCCGGAGCGTGCGTGGGGTGCAGGAAGGCGCCGCCTCCGCCCGCCGTGATTTTCTGCCGGCCCGCGGCGTCCTCGTGCCGGCGGTAGTGGTGCAAATCGCCCGCGAGGAAGACGCTGATGCGCCGGCCCAGCACCTTCTCCTGGAGGTACTCCAGGTTGTTCTCCAGGTAGCTGCCCTTGCGCCGCGCGGCCGCCGCGAGAATCCACGCGGGCTCCGCGTTGCAGAGGATGACGCGGTCATCCGGCCCCATGTGCTGGGCCACCTCGCGGAAGTACTCCACCTGGGGCACGTCGATGTCGCTGTTGAGCTGCACGTCCGTGCCGATGAGCCACCAGCGGTGCGGCAGCTTCAGCGCGAAGTAGCTGCGGCTCTGCCGCGTGCGCCGGCCCGCAATCCACCGGTTCGCGCAGAACAGCCGCATGAAGGCGGACAGGCCGTCGTACCAGTCGTGGTTGCCCGGAATGACGAACAGGTCCGGGTTGGGCGCCTGCGTGCGGCGCATGGCCGCCTCGTAGGGCTGCACCAGTCGCTCCTCGTACACCTCGCGGCTGGCCCCCGGGTACACGCCGTCCCCGCCGAACACGAGCACCCGCCCGCGCTTCGTCTCGTAGGGCTCACCCCGCGAGATGCCGCGCACGGGCAGCGTCAGCCGGGGCAGCGCGAGCAGCCGGGCCACGGTGTACGTGGAGTTCCACCCGTCCCCCGTGTCCGCCACGTAGTCGAGCCAGAAGTCGCCCTCGGGAAGCGCCTCCTGCGAGTAGTCGAAGTAGGGCGCCTGCGGCCGCACCACGGCCTCGATGAGGCGGTGGTCCGCTCGCGCGCCGAACACCGCCGCCACCAGCGCGTCCAGGCCCGTGCGCAGCAACTGCGCCGGGTGCAGCCAGCGCACCATGTCCGCGCGCTGGCGCGGATGCGTGGCCATGCCGCTGTCGGAGATGGGCAGTCCTTCGCGCGGCGACACCGGCTGCAGGCGCTCGGCGACGGGGAGGGCGGGTGAGGAGCCGGTGGGCTCGTCCGCGCGCGCGGCCGCCGTGTTCCGCTCACCGGCCATGGGGGGCATTCTCCCGGGGGCCCTGCGTGAAGCGCTGCTCGGGGCCGGGGCCGGCGTATACCTGCACGGCCTTGAACGTCGGGCCCGGCGACACGCGCGCCGAGTGCTTCGCTCCCGCGGGGATGTAGACGGCGTCTCCCTTGCCGACGCGCAGCTTCTCTCCGGAGACGGTCATTTCCGCCGTGCCTTCCTCGATGTAGAGAATCTCGGCGCTCGAATCGTGGATGTGCTCGGGCACCTCCGCGCCGGGCTGCAACTCCAGCAGCGTGACGGACGCGGCGGTGGCGCCGGTGGACGGGTTGAGGAGCAGCGTCGCGCGGCCCTTGCCCCCGGCGATGACGTGGCGCGGGGCCTCCGAGGTGGGCACGCGGTAGCGCACGGTGGGCGTGGCGGGGTTCGCGGGTGCGGGGGCCGACGACGTGGCGGTTGCGCTCGTGGGGGCTGACACGGGCCCGCGTGGGCTCGCGGGTGCGGCCGCCGTGGTGGGCGCTGCCGTGGGCGCGGAAGCCGTGGCCGGCTGGGGCACCTGCGCGAGGGGCTTCACGGCGGCGGGGGCCGGCTGGGGCGCTGGTGCGGCGGGATTCGCGGACACGGGCGCCGGCTCGCGGGCCCAGGACAGCGCGGCGGTGCCGGTGACGGCGAGCACGGGAATCAGGAGGCGGGAGCGCATGACCCCCATGAATTACCACGGCGGTGCCACTTGTCTGGAGGGCAGGCAGGCGCGGTTCGCCGTTCCCTGGACGCCCGGCCTGGGGCACCCTGGCCGGCATGTCGCACTCCCCCCTCGAGGATTTCCCCGTGGTCGTCCCCTTCACGCTCCACTGGAGCGAGATGGACGCCTTCGGCCACGTCAACAACGCCCGCACCTTCACCTGGTTCGAGACCTCCCGCATCGCCTACTTCGCCCGCGTCGGCCTCACCAGCACCTCGGGCGCGGGGGAGGACAGGACGCCGGGCGGCATCGGCCCCATCCTCGCGGCGACGAATGCGGAGTACCTCCGCCCCGTCGTCTTCCCCGCGC contains these protein-coding regions:
- a CDS encoding PLP-dependent aminotransferase family protein; this encodes MGALAHRPKLYEQVAERLGDAISAGTLRAGDRLPSVRQLSLRERVSISTVLQAYLHLESVGLIETRPQSGHYVRRRERPRLAEPLVSRPAAAAMPVTVSALVARVYRSARDSRLVQFGTASPAPELLPTRRLYRELNALTREAGDTGILYDLPPGCLELRQQLARRSLDWGCALSPEDFITTCGASEAINLCLLAVARTGDTIAIESPAYYGTLQAIEALGLRALEIPSSPRTGMELDALQAALERRRVAAVLVVPSFSNPVGSCMPEEHRKRLVAMLAERDVPLIEDDIYGDLHFGPERPRTCKAFDTTGNVLLCGSFSKTLAPGFRVGFVAPGRFRERVELLKFSHTVATATLPQLAIARFLQEGGYDRHLRALRRRLAAQVERMAEAVAEHFPEGTRVARPSGSSLLWVELPPRVDALDLHAKALEAGVSIAPGPIFSARPDSYRNFIRLSCGHPWTPRIEGAVSTLGSLARSLA
- a CDS encoding serine hydrolase domain-containing protein, encoding MRRLALLSVLLLGLTASRSSAAPAPLRERIDAFVQAELKRQDVPGVGIGIVKNGKVLVAKGYGFANLEHQVPAGPQTLFQAGSLGKQFTAMAVMLQVEAGKLQLTDPLTKFFPGAPASWAGITVRHLLNHTSGLPDLEGTLDYRKDYTDEDLARFAQALTLEFAPGSRWSYSNTGYVLLGIIVNRVSGTFYGDVLREKVFKPAGMTTARIISEEDIIPHRAAGYRLVNGTLKNQEWVSPSLNTTADGSMYVSVRDMIAWDAAVQARAILTPESWKEILTPAPLTSGATFPYGFGWQLDERAGKPLHQHTGAWQGFTSYFGRYLGEGLSLVVLTNSANANPSRFAQGLAALINPALAPPALTTPIEDREPRITAQVTALLEKARDGRLAPADFAYVRAGFFPDIAKLYQDQLNTLGPAGRLVLVERRTLGDDRVYTYLVTFGTKTFRLIVGLAPDDRLSSFGMRPQ
- a CDS encoding OmpA family protein, translating into MTTRKNATIRKTAAAVLLSTALLGAGCATPGKRTATGAAVGGVAGAGAGAIAGGWKGAAVGAAAGAAVGGGVGNYLDKRAQELEKVAETRKTDHGLLLNLQSELLFETNSAVLTRDAVARLTQIGDILAKYPDDRLTIEGHTDSRGTEPYNESLSLRRADAVARVLKGRGVEERQMVVLGQGETEPVAPNTTDEGRTANRRVELHIDMPQVTRAG
- a CDS encoding metallophosphoesterase, whose amino-acid sequence is MATHPRQRADMVRWLHPAQLLRTGLDALVAAVFGARADHRLIEAVVRPQAPYFDYSQEALPEGDFWLDYVADTGDGWNSTYTVARLLALPRLTLPVRGISRGEPYETKRGRVLVFGGDGVYPGASREVYEERLVQPYEAAMRRTQAPNPDLFVIPGNHDWYDGLSAFMRLFCANRWIAGRRTRQSRSYFALKLPHRWWLIGTDVQLNSDIDVPQVEYFREVAQHMGPDDRVILCNAEPAWILAAAARRKGSYLENNLEYLQEKVLGRRISVFLAGDLHHYRRHEDAAGRQKITAGGGGAFLHPTHAPAAHVLRDGYTLQKSFPDERTSRKLARKNLLLIRYSPLFGLITGALYLLLALAAYAEVGSLGLTQLPKVVMAVANSMVSRPWTLVLGLGTIGGLIGFADPHFGKWRTLAGTLHGLGHILGAFFTAWAATYFTVSCLGVCPDLTADGLNCADGWAHLAGKFLLSSGFTFLFGFLVGPFVMGLYLWLSVNFFGAHSNEAFISLALPDWKNFLRLHINEDGHLMVYPVGVERVPREWKATHAGPYAPAFDPDDPKATAPVLIEPPIRV
- a CDS encoding cupin domain-containing protein, giving the protein MRSRLLIPVLAVTGTAALSWAREPAPVSANPAAPAPQPAPAAVKPLAQVPQPATASAPTAAPTTAAAPASPRGPVSAPTSATATSSAPAPANPATPTVRYRVPTSEAPRHVIAGGKGRATLLLNPSTGATAASVTLLELQPGAEVPEHIHDSSAEILYIEEGTAEMTVSGEKLRVGKGDAVYIPAGAKHSARVSPGPTFKAVQVYAGPGPEQRFTQGPRENAPHGR
- a CDS encoding acyl-CoA thioesterase; this encodes MSHSPLEDFPVVVPFTLHWSEMDAFGHVNNARTFTWFETSRIAYFARVGLTSTSGAGEDRTPGGIGPILAATNAEYLRPVVFPARLLAGTRVSRIGSSSITIEHAVAGEEDGILYTRGGCVIVTLKYGTHEKVPVPAPIRAAIEALEGRSFGP